From Carya illinoinensis cultivar Pawnee chromosome 5, C.illinoinensisPawnee_v1, whole genome shotgun sequence, one genomic window encodes:
- the LOC122309869 gene encoding pentatricopeptide repeat-containing protein At5g14770, mitochondrial codes for MVQLLKKQTKTLPSFTCLFQSFSFSSSTKHPNPSSDVKPNQNPLSSLTNVPPYPCIDTNVIPFSSSKTHLYASFFCTLIHLYLTCGRFSKASETFFSLRNHGIVPIVPLWNRLLCEFNASGLVDQVWVLYNDMLACGVLPNVFTFNILVHSWCKVGKLGLALDLLRSGSAEVDTVTYNTVIWGFCEQGLANQAFGFLSEMVKKGVYLDSITVNILVNGFCKIGLVKHAEWVMDDLVSGGIHQDTMGLNSLINGYCKAGEIDQALKWVENRKNNGFFPDIVTYNTLINGFCKMGDFVQAKSLIDEVLGSQTKECAVLKTEDMEDGADSVHLKPNLITHTTLISASCKQQELEEALSVYEEMVMNGFFPDVVTYSSIMYGLCKHGRLAEAKSLLMEMEKMGVDPNHVSYTILVDSLLKAGRDVEAFIFQNQMVVRGIIFDVVTLSSFMDGLFKVGKASEAVRMFGTFLKLNVVPNSITYSALIDGLCKLGDINTAESVLQEMVQKNAFPNVITYSSIINGYTKKGMLGEAVNVLRKMVQQNILPNAFVYATLIDGHFKAGKQATALDLYNEMKVGGLEENHFILDAFVNNWKRGGSMVEAEGLFKDMMSRGLLPDHVNYTSLMDGFFKVGKESDALNMAQEMTQRNIRFDVVAYNVLINGLLKLGKYELQSVYTGMRDLGLSPDHATYNTMINGYCKRGDLKNAFELWNEMKSQGLMPNSITSNILIMGLCEDGDIKRAMDILNEMLMLGHHPTLTTYRVLLGASAKSMRADSILHMHEQLVGMGLKLDRAVYNTLITTLCRLGMTRKAASVLKDMTQRGLEADTITYNALIRGYCVSTHVKRAFTVYSRMLVQGVSLNIATYNLLLGGLSAAGLMREADDLFGEMQERGFVPNASIYDTLISGHGKIGNKKESIKLYCEMVTKGFVPKTSTYNVLISDFAKVGKMDQARELLNEMQARGVSLNSSTYDILICGWCNLSNQPELDMAWKVRYRAEAKRLFTEMQEKGFVPCESTLLRISATFARPGKKVDAQRLVKELYKRKNI; via the coding sequence ATGGTGCAGCTCTTGAAGAAGCAAACAAAGACTCTCCCCTCCTTTACATGTCTCTTTcagtctttctctttttcttcctccacCAAGCACCCCAACCCTTCATCAGACGTAAAACCCAATCAAAACCCACTTTCCTCTCTCACAAACGTCCCTCCTTATCCCTGTATCGACACAAATGTCATCCCCTTCTCATCATCGAAGACCCATCTCTATGCCTCCTTCTTCTGCACCCTCATCCACCTCTACTTGACGTGTGGAAGATTTTCTAAAGCGTCTGAAACCTTCTTCTCTCTGCGAAACCACGGTATCGTTCCCATTGTGCCCCTGTGGAATCGGCTACTATGCGAATTCAATGCCTCTGGTTTGGTTGATCAGGTATGGGTTCTTTACAATGACATGCTCGCTTGTGGGGTTCTGCCTAATGTTTTCACCTTCAACATATTGGTTCATTCTTGGTGCAAAGTGGGGAAGTTGGGTCTGGCATTGGATTTGCTTAGGAGTGGGAGTGCGGAGGTTGATACTGTTACCTATAATACTGTCATTTGGGGGTTCTGTGAACAAGGATTGGCTAATCAGGCTTTTGGGTTTTTGTCAGAAATGGTAAAGAAGGGGGTGTATCTAGATTCTATTACTGTAAACATATTGGTTAATGGATTTTGCAAAATTGGGCTGGTAAAGCATGCAGAGTGGGTCATGGATGATTTAGTAAGTGGGGGGATTCATCAAGATACTATGGGTTTGAATTCTTTGATTAATGGGTATTGCAAAGCGGGGGAAATTGACCAAGCACTCAAATGGGTGGAGAATAGGAAAAATAACGGTTTTTTTCCTGACATTGTTACTTATAATACTTTGATAAATGGGTTTTGCAAGATGGGTGATTTTGTTCAGGCCAAGAGTCTTATCGATGAGGTTTTGGGGTCTCAGACAAAGGAGTGTGCGGTTTTGAAAACTGAGGATATGGAGGATGGGGCTGACAGTGTGCATTTGAAGCCGAACCTTATTACACACACTACCCTCATCAGTGCATCCTGTAAGCAGCAAGAGCTTGAGGAAGCACTTTCTGTGTATGAGGAAATGGTTATGAACGGGTTCTTCCCCGATGTTGTTACTTACAGTTCCATTATGTATGGCCTTTGCAAGCATGGGAGATTAGCTGAAGCAAAATCTCTTCTAATGGAGATGGAGAAGATGGGTGTGGATCCCAATCACGTCTCATATACTATTCTTGTTGATTCTCTGTTAAAGGCAGGGAGAGATGTCGAggcttttatttttcagaaccAAATGGTAGTTCGTGGCATTATTTTTGATGTGGTCACACTTAGTTCTTTTATGGATGGACTTTTTAAGGTTGGGAAAGCCAGTGAGGCTGTGCGCATGTTCGGAACATTTTTGAAGCTTAACGTAGTTCCAAATTCTATCACCTATTCTGCACTAATTGATGGGCTTTGCAAGTTAGGAGACATAAATACTGCGGAGTCTGTGCTGCAAGAAATGGTGCAGAAGAATGCTTTTCCAAATGTTATTACCTACTCCTCTATCATAAATGGGTATACAAAGAAAGGAATGCTTGGTGAAGCTGTTAATGTACTGAGGAAGATGGTGCAGCAAAATATCTTGCCAAATGCTTTTGTTTATGCAACACTAATTGATGGCCATTTCAAGGCAGGTAAGCAAGCAACTGCTCTTGATCTGtataatgagatgaaagtgGGAGGATTAGAGGAAAACCATTTTATACTTGATGCTTTTGTGAACAACTGGAAAAGAGGAGGAAGCATGGTGGAGGCTGAGGGACTATTCAAAGATATGATGTCTAGGGGTTTGTTGCCTGACCATGTTAACTATACATCCTTAATGGATGGCTTCTTCAAAGTTGGTAAGGAGTCAGATGCTCTTAACATGGCCCAAGAAATGACACAGagaaatattaggtttgatgtTGTTGCATATAATGTTTTGATTAACGGTCTATTGAAGCTGGGAAAATATGAACTACAATCTGTTTATACTGGAATGAGAGATTTGGGTTTGTCTCCAGACCATGCTACTTACAACACCATGATTAATGGTTATTGTAAGCGGGGGGACTTAAAAAATGCTTTTGAACTTTGGAATGAGATGAAGAGCCAAGGCTTAATGCCAAATTCAATCACCTCGAACATTCTGATTATGGGGCTTTGTGAAGATGGTGATATCAAGAGAGCAATGGACATTTTGAATGAAATGTTGATGCTGGGTCATCATCCTACTTTAACCACTTATAGAGTTCTGCTTGGTGCATCTGCAAAGAGTATGAGGGCAGATTCAATTTTGCATATGCATGAGCAACTAGTAGGTATGGGGCTTAAACTTGATCGGGCAGTTTATAACACTCTCATCACTACCTTATGCAGGCTAGGGATGACTAGGAAAGCTGCTTCAGTATTGAAAGATATGACACAAAGAGGGCTTGAAGCAGATACTATTACTTACAATGCCCTTATACGTGGGTATTGTGTAAGCACCCATGTAAAGAGGGCATTCACTGTGTATTCTAGGATGTTGGTTCAAGGAGTTTCTCTGAATATTGCTACATACAATCTCCTTCTAGGAGGTCTTTCGGCTGCTGGTTTGATGAGAGAGGCAGATGATTTATTTGGTGAAATGCAGGAAAGAGGATTTGTCCCTAATGCTTCTATTTATGATACTTTAATTTCTGGACATGGCAAGATTGGAAATAAGAAGGAATCAATAAAACTTTACTGCGAAATGGTAACTAAAGGTTTTGTTCCCAAAACTAGCACCTACAATGTGCTTATTAGTGATTTTGCTAAGGTGGGGAAGATGGACCAAGCTAGAGAGCTTTTAAATGAGATGCAGGCAAGAGGGGTGTCTCTAAATTCTTCAACTTATGACATACTGATATGTGGCTGGTGCAATCTATCTAATCAGCCAGAGTTGGACATGGCATGGAAAGTGCGATATCGAGCTGAGGCAAAAAGATTATTCACAGAGATGCAAGAGAAAGGGTTTGTTCCATGTGAAAGTACCCTTTTACGAATTAGTGCTACATTTGCTAGACCAGGAAAGAAGGTTGATGCTCAGAGACTGGTAAAGGAACTGTATAAGAGAAAGAATATATGA